ATCCGGCCACCTCGCTTCGCCCGGGCCTGCTCGCCGACGTCCACCTGGCCGGCGCGCTGTCCTGGGCCGACGTCCACGTCGCCCAGAAGCTCGGCCACCTGTTCGGCGAGTCCGACCAGCGCGTCCAGCTCGGCCTGGCCCTGGCGGTGCGGGCGCTGCGGGCCGGCTCGACCTGCCTGGAGCTGAGCCACGCCCACGAGTTGAGTGTGGTCACCGAGGACGAAGCGGACGCCCTGGTGCCGGTGGAGCTGCTGCCGCCGCTGGAGTTGTGGCGCGAGCTGCTGGCAGCCAGTCCGCTGGTCACCCTCGGCCCCGATGGGCTCGGCCAACGTCCGCTGCGCCTGGTGGGCGACCTGCTCTACCTGGAGCGCTACTGGCAGGAGGAGTCGGTGGTGGCCGAGCAGCTTCGCACTCGGCGAGCCAGTGCCCCGGCCCCGGTGAGCGCCGAACTGCTGGACGCGGCCGACCGGGAACTGCTCAGCGAACGGGTCGATGCCGATCAGCGCCTGGCCGCCCTGGCCCCGGCCCTGGCGTCGGTGACCGTGGTCGCCGGCGGACCGGGCACCGGCAAGACCCACACCCTGGCCCGGCTGCTGGCCGTGCTGCTGCGGGTGCTCCCCGGCCCGGTCTCGATCGCCCTGGCCGCCCCGACCGGCAAGGCCGCCATGCGGATGCAGGAGGCGCTGGCCGGCGAGACCGCCGACCTGCCCGCCGATCTCGGCGCCGAACTCGGCCGGCTGCAGGCCACCACCATCCATCGGCTGCTCGGCTGGGTGCCCGGCGGACGGCATCGGTTCGCCCACCACGCCGGCAACCCGTTGCCGCACGACATCGTGGTGATCGACGAGACCTCGATGGTGAACGTCACCTTGATGGCCCGGCTGCTCGAGGCGCTGCGTCCGCAGGCCCGGCTGGTGCTGGTCGGCGATCCGGATCAGCTGGCCCCGGTGGAGGCCGGTGCGGTGCTGGCCGATATCGTCGCCGCTCCGGTCCCAGACCAGGGCCCCGCAGTGCCGGTGGTCCGACTGCGCCGCAACCACCGCTCCCGGGCCGCCATCGCCACCGTGGCCGAGGCCGTCCGGGTCGGCGACCCGGATCAGGTCGTCGAGCTGATCGAGTCGGGCCTGGACGGCATCACCCTGGCCGGCTCGGCCGCCCAGACCGGGCTGCGCCAGACCGTCACCGAGTCGGGCCTGGCCATGATCGACGCCGCCCGCGCCGGACGCGTCGCCGACGCCCTGGCCGCCGTGGATCAGCACCGACTGCTGTGCGCCCACCGCAGCGGACCCTTCGGGGTGGCCCTGTGGTCGCGCCAGGTCGAGGACTGGCTGTTGGCCGCCGGGGCCGGCTTCGACCCCTTCGACACCTGGTACCCCGGACGTCCGGTGCTGGTCACCCAGAACAACCCCGAACTCGGCGTCTTCAACGGCGACACCGGCGTGGTGGTGGCCGCCGACGACGGCCTGCGGGTTTGCTTCGGCCGCGGCGGGCAGCTGCACCACGACGTGTCCCCGTTCCTGCTGGACAGCGTCCAGACCATCCACGCCATGACCGTCCACAAGGCCCAGGGCAGCCAGTTCGAGCAGGTCAGCGTGATCCTGCCGACCCCCGACTCACCGCTGCTCACCCGACAGCTGCTCTACACGGCTATCACCCGAGCCAAGTCCGGAGTGACCCTGATCGGCTCGGTCGAGTCCCTCCGGCACGCCGTGGTCAACAGTGCGCAACGCGCGTCCGGCTTGGCCGGACGGCTCTAGCCGCACTGGTCATAGGCTGCCGGTCATGATCGAGAACCTGGCCACCGAACGGCTGACTCTGCGTCCCTGGCAGCCCGACGAAGCCGCCGCCGTCCTCGACCTGTACTCCCGCTGGGAAGTGATGCGCTACCTGGGTGCCCATCCGCAGGTGCTCGCCGGGTTGGATCAGGCCGAGGCCAAGATCGCCGGCTGGCTGGCCTACCCCGGGCCGCTGCACGGAGTCTGGGCCATCCGGCTGGATGGACGTCCGATCGGTACGGCGCTGCTGAAGCTCCTCCCGCACAGCGGCTCGGGAGAGCCGTCGGAGCACACCGAGGTCGGCTGGCATCTCCATCCCGACTTCTGGGGCCACGGCTATGCCACCGAGGCGGCCGACCGGCTGCTCACCCACGCCTGGTCACACGGCCTGAGCCGGGTGCTCGCGGTCACCTATCCGCAGAACCAGGCCTCGCAGGCGGTCTGCCTGCGGCTCGGCATGACGCCGCTGGGCCTCACTGAGGACTACTACGACGTGACCAGTTCGCTGTTCGAGATCTTCGCCCCGGACAGCCCCTCCGGCGACAAGTCGTCGTCCAGCCAGGCCTGAATCATCCGGGCGGCGATCGAGGTGGTCGAGGGCGGCAGCACCTCACCACTGGCGAAGGCGGCCCGCAGGCCGTCGCGGCTGAACCAACGGGCGACTTCGATCTCCTCCTCGGCCACCGTGAGTTCCGCGGACGCCGTCCGCGCCGCGAACCCGACCATCAGCGAGCGCGGGAACGGCCACGGCTGCGAGCCCAGGTAGCGCACGTCGGTCAGGGCCAGGCCGACCTCCTCGGCCATCTCCCGGTGCACCGTCTGCTCCAGCGACTCGCCGATCTCGGCGAAACCGGCGAAGACCGAATGGAGCCCCGGCGCCCAGCTCGCCTGGCGGCCCAGCAGCAACCGGTCGTCGGGATCGGTGATCGCCACGATCACGGCCGGATCGGTGCGCGGATAGGACTCGGCTGCGCAGCCGGTACAGCGTCGGGCCTGGCCACCGGCGATCGCCTCGGTGCGCGCGCCACACTCGGCGCAGAACGTCGAACGCAGATGCCAGCCGACCAGGCCCACGGCCGCGAAGGCCAGTTCGAGCTCAGGGTCGGGCAGGCCTTCCATCCGCTCACGCAGGCTCGGCGCATCG
The nucleotide sequence above comes from Propionicimonas paludicola. Encoded proteins:
- the recD gene encoding exodeoxyribonuclease V subunit alpha; this translates as MIDPATSLRPGLLADVHLAGALSWADVHVAQKLGHLFGESDQRVQLGLALAVRALRAGSTCLELSHAHELSVVTEDEADALVPVELLPPLELWRELLAASPLVTLGPDGLGQRPLRLVGDLLYLERYWQEESVVAEQLRTRRASAPAPVSAELLDAADRELLSERVDADQRLAALAPALASVTVVAGGPGTGKTHTLARLLAVLLRVLPGPVSIALAAPTGKAAMRMQEALAGETADLPADLGAELGRLQATTIHRLLGWVPGGRHRFAHHAGNPLPHDIVVIDETSMVNVTLMARLLEALRPQARLVLVGDPDQLAPVEAGAVLADIVAAPVPDQGPAVPVVRLRRNHRSRAAIATVAEAVRVGDPDQVVELIESGLDGITLAGSAAQTGLRQTVTESGLAMIDAARAGRVADALAAVDQHRLLCAHRSGPFGVALWSRQVEDWLLAAGAGFDPFDTWYPGRPVLVTQNNPELGVFNGDTGVVVAADDGLRVCFGRGGQLHHDVSPFLLDSVQTIHAMTVHKAQGSQFEQVSVILPTPDSPLLTRQLLYTAITRAKSGVTLIGSVESLRHAVVNSAQRASGLAGRL
- a CDS encoding GNAT family N-acetyltransferase; amino-acid sequence: MIENLATERLTLRPWQPDEAAAVLDLYSRWEVMRYLGAHPQVLAGLDQAEAKIAGWLAYPGPLHGVWAIRLDGRPIGTALLKLLPHSGSGEPSEHTEVGWHLHPDFWGHGYATEAADRLLTHAWSHGLSRVLAVTYPQNQASQAVCLRLGMTPLGLTEDYYDVTSSLFEIFAPDSPSGDKSSSSQA
- the nudC gene encoding NAD(+) diphosphatase; this translates as MIDWTLTSRLDRALEARTIPGGLASLWAEPGARLLRVGSGRVRLAEAGLSWEPCAGPYDPQRHFLLGLVEGSPVFVAAGADDAPSLRERMEGLPDPELELAFAAVGLVGWHLRSTFCAECGARTEAIAGGQARRCTGCAAESYPRTDPAVIVAITDPDDRLLLGRQASWAPGLHSVFAGFAEIGESLEQTVHREMAEEVGLALTDVRYLGSQPWPFPRSLMVGFAARTASAELTVAEEEIEVARWFSRDGLRAAFASGEVLPPSTTSIAARMIQAWLDDDLSPEGLSGAKISNSELVTS